In Marinobacterium sp. LSUCC0821, the DNA window TCGCTAAGAGTTTCCTGACTACTGAGATTACGCCACTGCTTGCAGTTGTTGGTCTTCTATTGGGTCTGTTTGCCGCGATGGTGACGCCGCGCGAAGAGGAACCGCAGATCGACGTTACCTTCGCAAACGTGATGATTCCTTTTCCAGGTGCGAACGTCACTGAAGTCGAGTCGCTCGTTACAACACCGGCAGAGCAGGTAGTTTCTGAGATTAAAGGGGTTGAACACATCTACTCAGTCTCAAGCCCTGGTATGTCGATGCTGACGGTAAGATTTGAAGTAGGTGAGCCGCGTACTGATGCGATTGTTCGCCTCTATAACGCCTTCTACTCGAATCAAGATATGCTGCCTCACAACCTAGGGGTTGGGCAGGCGATCATTAAGCCTAAGGGTATTGATGATGTACCTGTGGTTGCAGGCACACTTTGGAGTGAAGATCCTGCGATTAGCAGCTCAGACCTGCTCCATGTAGCTCGTACCATTCAATCAGAGCTGCAGCGAGTTGATGGCACTCGTGATATCACAGTGTTAGGTGGTGCAGCCCGCGCTATTCAGATCGATTTTGATCCAGCTCGTCTAGCATCGTATGGACTGAGTCTTGCAGACGTTCGCGCTAAGCTTCAGTTTGCAAATATCACGGCTGATGTGGGTGATCGAGTTAAAAATAACTACGCCATTCGGGTGCAGGCAGGACAGTTACTTGCGGACGTTGCAGAAGTTGAAAGTCTAGTCGTTGCTGTACGTGGCGGAGCACCAGTCTACCTGCGTGATATTGCAGAGATTACAGATGCCCCTGTGCAAGCAACTCAATACGTTACCTACGGGACTGGACCGGCTGCGGAGCAGGGAGCTTCAGTTTTAACGACTGCGGTGACCATTGCTGTAGCAAAGAAACCGGGTGAAAACGCTGTAGACGTGGCAAACGCGGTTATTAATCGTTTTGACCAGATTAAAGGTATCTATGTCCCTGATGGTGTAAACGCAACTATTACCCGTAACTACGGCGCAACTGCAGATGATAAAGCACAAACGCTAATCAAGAAGCTGATCTTCGCAACCCTGTCGGTTATCGTGCTGGTTCTTTTTGCACTAGGTAGGCGTGAAGCCTTAGTTGTGGGTATTGCTGTTATTGTGACTCTGGCTATTACGCTGTTTGCCTCATGGGCTTGGGGTTTCACGCTTAACCGTGTTTCTCTGTTCGCTCTAATCTTCTCTATCGGTATTCTTGTCGATGATGCAATCGTTGTTGTAGAGAACATCCACCGTCATATGAGCATGGGTAAACAGTCGCTTCGTGAGGCGATCCCTGTCGCGGTAGATGAAGTAGGTGGCCCTACGATTCTTGCAACCTTTACGGTTATTGCTGCACTGCTTCCAATGGCATTCGTATCGGGTCTTATGGGTCCATATATGCTGCCAATCCCGATTAACGCCTCTACGGGTATGTTGATCTCGTTAGCGGTGGCATTCATCCTAACGCCTTGGTTGTTCCTAAAGCTTTTCCGCAACCATATTGATGGCGATCACGGTGCACACAGTGGAGCTGAACACGAGCCTCGCTTCAGCGGTTTCTTTAAGAAGATCCTAGTACCTATGCTTCGCAAGGGTGAGGGTAACAAGAATCGTTATGGTCTGTTGGTGGGTATTCTTCTGCTGATTGGGGGTTCTGTCTACCTAGCAGTGAACCAGACGGTCATCCTGAAGATGCTGCCATTCGATAACAAGTCTGAGTTCCAGGTCATCCTTGATATGCCTGAGGGTACCACCCTAGAGCAGACCCAATTGGTACTTGCTGAACTTGCTGATGATCTGCAAGCACTGCCTGAACTGAAAGATTTCCAGATCTACGCGGGAACTGCTGCACCAATTAACTTTAACGGTCTGGTACGTCAGTACTACCTACGTAGTCAGCCGAATCAGGGTGATATCCAGGTCAATCTGGTAGATAAAGATCTACGTGATCGTAAGAGCCACGCTATCGCTCTAGAAGCGCGCACGCTACTTGCTGAAACAGCTAAGACCTACAACGCCAACGTCAAAGTTGTTGAGATGCCACCTGGCCCGCCGGTTATGTCAC includes these proteins:
- a CDS encoding efflux RND transporter permease subunit: METNQTEKLGISGRIAKSFLTTEITPLLAVVGLLLGLFAAMVTPREEEPQIDVTFANVMIPFPGANVTEVESLVTTPAEQVVSEIKGVEHIYSVSSPGMSMLTVRFEVGEPRTDAIVRLYNAFYSNQDMLPHNLGVGQAIIKPKGIDDVPVVAGTLWSEDPAISSSDLLHVARTIQSELQRVDGTRDITVLGGAARAIQIDFDPARLASYGLSLADVRAKLQFANITADVGDRVKNNYAIRVQAGQLLADVAEVESLVVAVRGGAPVYLRDIAEITDAPVQATQYVTYGTGPAAEQGASVLTTAVTIAVAKKPGENAVDVANAVINRFDQIKGIYVPDGVNATITRNYGATADDKAQTLIKKLIFATLSVIVLVLFALGRREALVVGIAVIVTLAITLFASWAWGFTLNRVSLFALIFSIGILVDDAIVVVENIHRHMSMGKQSLREAIPVAVDEVGGPTILATFTVIAALLPMAFVSGLMGPYMLPIPINASTGMLISLAVAFILTPWLFLKLFRNHIDGDHGAHSGAEHEPRFSGFFKKILVPMLRKGEGNKNRYGLLVGILLLIGGSVYLAVNQTVILKMLPFDNKSEFQVILDMPEGTTLEQTQLVLAELADDLQALPELKDFQIYAGTAAPINFNGLVRQYYLRSQPNQGDIQVNLVDKDLRDRKSHAIALEARTLLAETAKTYNANVKVVEMPPGPPVMSPLVAEIYGLDKDRQFEVAKQVREAFAQTSGVVDIDDSVEAAQNKEIFAIDRVRAAHFGVAEANIVAAINSAIRGEDLGYLHDPQARVAVPLKLQLAPKDRADLNKIETIQVRSNSGNLVALSDVTERIDTQTNPSIYHKDLLPVVYVMGDVAGDTDSPLYGLFAIDAALDQVTPDGHPIERFFFSEPENPYQWSLKWDGEWQITFETFRDMGIAYSVGLIMIYLLVVAQFRSYGIPLIIMAPIPLTIIGIMPGHALLGQQFTAPSMIGMIALAGIIVRNSILLVDFIQQQVREGVGFQEATINAAAVRSLPIALTAVAAMMGGFFIIDDPIFGGLAVSLIFGLMISTILTLVVIPVVYYHYHWKKHA